One genomic segment of Actinoplanes ianthinogenes includes these proteins:
- a CDS encoding DoxX family protein, producing the protein MEIAYWILAGLLALFYLYAGGLKTVRSQDQLRPMMGWVDQIPMPLVRTIGVLEILGAVGLILPPLTGIATALAFAAAIGLVLIQIGGIITHVSRGETKVIGLNIALLAAAAVTAWLATVWL; encoded by the coding sequence ATGGAGATCGCGTACTGGATTCTGGCCGGTCTGCTCGCGCTGTTCTACCTCTACGCCGGTGGGCTCAAGACGGTGCGCAGCCAGGATCAGCTGCGGCCGATGATGGGCTGGGTCGACCAGATCCCGATGCCGCTGGTGCGGACCATCGGCGTCCTGGAGATCCTGGGCGCCGTCGGCCTGATCCTGCCGCCGCTGACCGGGATCGCGACGGCGCTGGCGTTCGCCGCCGCGATCGGCCTGGTCCTGATTCAGATCGGCGGGATCATCACCCACGTCTCGCGCGGCGAGACGAAGGTGATCGGGCTGAACATCGCCCTGCTGGCCGCCGCCGCGGTCACCGCCTGGCTCGCCACGGTCTGGCTCTGA
- a CDS encoding winged helix-turn-helix transcriptional regulator gives MSEYEHTCMIRGDGGQTLRAILDQICNKWTLLIVATLDQGTLRFTDLVQQIPGISQRMLTLTLRNLERDGLVHRKVYAEVPPRVEYTLTPVGKSLIPPALALAGWAIEHVPHIEASRAAYRSR, from the coding sequence ATGTCCGAGTACGAGCACACCTGCATGATCCGGGGCGACGGCGGCCAGACCCTGCGGGCGATCCTCGACCAGATCTGCAACAAGTGGACGCTGCTCATCGTGGCCACGCTCGATCAGGGCACCCTCCGTTTCACCGACCTGGTCCAGCAGATCCCGGGCATCTCGCAACGCATGCTCACCCTCACCCTGCGCAACCTGGAACGCGACGGCCTGGTCCACCGCAAGGTCTACGCGGAAGTCCCGCCCCGCGTCGAATACACCCTGACCCCGGTCGGCAAGAGCCTGATCCCACCCGCCCTGGCCCTGGCCGGCTGGGCGATCGAACACGTTCCGCACATCGAAGCGAGCCGAGCGGCCTACCGGTCCCGCTGA
- a CDS encoding SigE family RNA polymerase sigma factor, translated as MRDGAEEEYTEYVAARIPALRRLAYLLAGDEHRADDLVQQTITTLYVKWRRASAAANLDAYVRTMLVRTYVDEKRLAWARVRLFRQSPEPPPVESSGVEDRQLVRAALGRLPRQQQAVLVLRYFYDLSVDDVATTLGCSTGTVKSHTSRGLATLRRLLGEPELAAAN; from the coding sequence ATGCGGGATGGTGCCGAAGAGGAGTACACCGAGTACGTCGCCGCCCGGATCCCGGCGCTGCGCCGCCTGGCGTATCTGCTCGCCGGTGACGAGCACCGCGCCGACGACCTGGTCCAGCAGACCATCACCACGCTCTACGTGAAATGGCGGCGGGCGAGTGCCGCCGCCAACCTCGACGCCTACGTGCGCACCATGCTGGTGCGCACCTATGTGGACGAGAAACGGCTGGCGTGGGCCCGGGTCCGGCTGTTCCGGCAGTCGCCGGAGCCACCACCGGTCGAGTCCAGCGGCGTCGAGGACCGTCAGCTGGTCCGGGCGGCGCTGGGCCGGTTGCCTCGCCAGCAGCAGGCCGTGCTCGTGCTGCGCTATTTCTACGACCTTTCGGTCGACGATGTCGCCACGACGCTCGGCTGCTCCACCGGCACGGTCAAGAGCCACACCTCCCGCGGGCTGGCCACGCTGCGACGACTTCTCGGCGAGCCGGAGCTCGCCGCCGCGAATTGA
- a CDS encoding RNA polymerase sigma factor translates to MAVSVAAVDDRPLPGDTAHEGDGFEAFYRANVDRVYRALAVTLRRDELAGEATAEAMARAYTRWSVVSRLDNPAGWVFRVGLNYATSWWRKVRRERPPADEAAHPGPELTESAIFVREALAQLPTPQRAVITCRILLDLTTAETAAALSISEGTVKSRLSRGLSSLRSAVDGKE, encoded by the coding sequence ATGGCGGTTTCAGTGGCGGCGGTCGACGATCGTCCGCTCCCCGGCGACACGGCGCACGAGGGAGACGGATTCGAGGCGTTCTACCGTGCCAACGTCGACCGGGTCTACCGCGCGCTGGCGGTGACGCTGCGCCGCGACGAGCTGGCCGGCGAGGCCACCGCCGAGGCCATGGCGCGAGCCTATACGCGCTGGTCAGTGGTGAGCCGCTTGGACAATCCGGCGGGTTGGGTCTTCCGGGTCGGCCTCAATTACGCCACGTCCTGGTGGCGCAAGGTGCGCCGGGAGCGTCCCCCGGCCGACGAGGCGGCCCACCCCGGCCCGGAGCTCACCGAGAGCGCGATCTTCGTTCGCGAGGCATTGGCCCAGCTGCCGACCCCGCAGCGTGCGGTGATCACGTGCCGCATCCTGCTCGACCTGACGACCGCCGAGACGGCCGCCGCTCTAAGCATCAGCGAGGGCACCGTGAAAAGCCGGCTCTCCCGCGGTCTCAGCTCGCTGCGGTCAGCCGTGGACGGCAAGGAGTGA
- a CDS encoding peptidoglycan-binding protein produces MAVRSRLGSRRRRLAVLLAVAAGAAGAGVWAGHRIESPADAARRASPPAASPITVPVERRVIATSIVVRGDVQYSEEYAVVPDPDVGQGAGTTTPVVTGRLPRSGSTLKEGTVALEVSGRPIIALQGTLPMYRALKPGAKGADVTQLQTALRRLGHLAGRPSGTFDAATTAAVNRLYDAVGYDPVAPTPDETQQVEAAEQRVTDAHQQTVAAQQALAAARSGPPRSQVLAAEGAVDSARRARDLARTERDTAKRTGADTATLTRLDNALADAENALAVAEAQLAELTATTDTTSLRRAVTTAQATERTARTALTQVRAASGARLPRGEIVFVPTLPRRVQKVEAKLGQAVEGAALSLTATTARIDTSISEEERKVLKAGAEVQVDDTSSDVKFTGVVAEIADTAGTNGALAGTYYVRIDPRGVDPKRIEGLNLRVTMPIESTDGEVLAVPVAALVTDAAGTTTVRVRRGRADADVPVTAGLSADGFAEVTPVGGAPLAEGDLVVVGQQW; encoded by the coding sequence GTGGCTGTCCGTTCCCGCCTCGGCTCCCGGCGCCGCCGGCTTGCCGTCCTGCTCGCCGTGGCGGCCGGGGCGGCCGGCGCCGGCGTCTGGGCCGGGCACCGGATCGAGTCCCCGGCGGACGCCGCGCGGCGGGCGTCGCCGCCCGCGGCCAGCCCGATCACCGTGCCGGTGGAGCGCCGGGTGATCGCCACCTCGATCGTGGTCCGCGGCGACGTGCAGTACTCCGAGGAGTACGCGGTCGTCCCCGACCCCGACGTGGGCCAGGGCGCCGGCACGACCACGCCGGTGGTGACCGGGCGGCTGCCCCGCAGCGGCAGCACCCTCAAGGAGGGCACGGTCGCCCTGGAGGTGTCCGGCCGGCCGATCATCGCGTTGCAGGGCACGCTGCCGATGTACCGGGCGTTGAAGCCGGGTGCCAAGGGCGCCGACGTCACCCAGTTGCAGACCGCGCTGCGCCGGCTCGGGCACCTCGCCGGGCGGCCCAGCGGGACCTTCGACGCGGCCACCACCGCCGCGGTCAACCGGCTCTACGACGCGGTGGGCTACGACCCGGTCGCGCCCACCCCGGACGAGACGCAGCAGGTCGAGGCGGCCGAGCAGCGGGTGACCGACGCGCACCAGCAGACCGTCGCGGCGCAGCAGGCGCTGGCCGCGGCCCGGTCCGGCCCGCCCCGATCGCAGGTGCTCGCCGCCGAGGGTGCGGTCGACTCCGCGCGCCGGGCCCGTGACCTGGCCAGGACGGAGCGGGACACGGCCAAACGCACCGGCGCCGACACCGCCACGCTGACCCGGCTGGACAACGCCCTGGCCGACGCGGAGAACGCGCTGGCCGTCGCCGAGGCCCAGCTCGCGGAGCTGACGGCGACCACGGACACCACGTCACTGCGCCGGGCGGTCACCACCGCGCAGGCCACCGAACGCACCGCCCGGACGGCGCTCACCCAGGTGCGCGCCGCGTCCGGCGCCCGCCTGCCGCGCGGTGAGATCGTCTTCGTGCCCACCCTCCCGCGCCGGGTGCAGAAAGTGGAGGCCAAGCTCGGCCAGGCGGTCGAGGGCGCGGCGCTGAGCCTGACCGCGACCACCGCGCGGATCGACACGTCGATCAGTGAGGAGGAGCGCAAGGTGCTCAAGGCCGGCGCCGAGGTGCAGGTCGACGACACCTCCTCGGACGTCAAGTTCACCGGCGTGGTCGCCGAGATCGCCGACACGGCGGGGACGAACGGGGCGTTGGCCGGCACCTACTACGTCCGGATCGACCCGCGGGGTGTCGACCCGAAACGGATCGAGGGGCTGAACCTGCGGGTCACCATGCCGATCGAGTCGACCGACGGCGAGGTGCTCGCCGTGCCGGTCGCCGCGCTGGTCACCGATGCGGCCGGCACCACCACGGTGCGGGTCCGGCGGGGGAGAGCCGATGCGGACGTCCCGGTCACCGCGGGTCTCTCCGCCGACGGGTTCGCCGAGGTCACCCCGGTCGGCGGGGCCCCGCTCGCGGAGGGCGACCTGGTCGTGGTGGGCCAGCAGTGGTGA
- a CDS encoding ABC transporter ATP-binding protein: protein MTTEVLAVPETPVIELAGASRVYPGASPIVALRPTDLAVLRGDAVAITGRSGSGKSTLLQLLGLLDRPTAGQYWLNGVDTAAMTDRQRTRLRGSRIGFVFQSFHLIAHRTVEENVRLGLMYRGVPRARRRQRALDALARVGLADRADALPGELSGGQRQRVAIARALAIEPAVLLADEPTGNLDTHTAEDVLQLFDAIHRDGQTLVVVTHDQDVAARMPRRLMITDGLVVEDLPREAGHVA from the coding sequence GTGACCACCGAGGTGCTCGCCGTCCCGGAGACCCCGGTGATCGAGCTGGCCGGCGCCTCCCGCGTCTATCCGGGTGCCAGCCCGATCGTGGCGCTGCGTCCCACCGACCTGGCGGTCCTGCGCGGGGACGCGGTGGCCATCACCGGGCGGTCCGGGTCCGGCAAATCCACCCTCCTGCAACTGCTCGGCCTGCTCGACCGCCCGACCGCGGGGCAGTACTGGCTGAACGGCGTGGACACGGCCGCGATGACCGACCGGCAGCGCACCCGGTTGCGCGGTTCCCGGATCGGCTTCGTCTTCCAGTCGTTCCACCTGATCGCGCACCGCACCGTCGAGGAGAACGTCCGGCTCGGCCTGATGTACCGCGGCGTGCCTCGGGCGCGACGCCGGCAGCGCGCGCTCGACGCGCTGGCCCGGGTCGGGCTCGCCGACCGCGCCGACGCGCTGCCCGGCGAGCTCTCCGGCGGCCAGCGCCAGCGAGTCGCGATCGCCCGGGCACTGGCGATCGAACCGGCCGTGCTGCTGGCGGACGAGCCGACCGGCAACCTCGACACGCATACCGCGGAGGACGTGTTGCAGCTGTTCGACGCCATCCACCGGGACGGCCAGACGCTGGTGGTGGTGACCCACGATCAGGACGTCGCGGCGCGGATGCCCCGGCGCCTGATGATCACCGACGGGCTGGTCGTCGAGGATCTGCCCCGCGAGGCCGGGCATGTGGCGTGA
- a CDS encoding ABC transporter permease: MWRDLWDEALAGVLARPGRTALTALGTVLGTATLVITTGLADTAGAQIVSRFDELAATTVTVAPTPEDGPQARESPIPWDAPARLSRLNGVEAAATMTTLRLPDAKITATTVVDPLAAKGAAATVVAGSPELAAAVEGRVIGRFFDAGHDRRADRVAVVGRNLANSLHLADLRQRPAIFVGSQSFTVIGVLVDTRRNAGLLDAMILPEGTARRVFGLKAPESVVIDTAVGAAALIASQAPVALAPQKPELLTAERPPEPTTTKAKVAEDVRALFVLLGVISLVVGGVGIANTTLVSVLERIGEIGLRRSLGGTRFSVASLFILESSMIGLIGGILGSSAGILAVVLVGAVKQWTPVLNIWIMPAAVLVGAVVGLLAGLYPSLRAAKIEPIAALRAQA, from the coding sequence ATGTGGCGTGACCTGTGGGACGAGGCGCTGGCCGGAGTGCTGGCCCGGCCCGGACGGACCGCGCTCACCGCGCTGGGCACGGTGCTGGGCACCGCCACGCTGGTGATCACCACCGGGCTGGCGGACACGGCCGGCGCGCAGATCGTCAGCCGGTTCGACGAACTGGCCGCCACCACCGTGACGGTCGCGCCGACCCCGGAGGACGGGCCGCAGGCCAGAGAGAGCCCGATCCCGTGGGACGCTCCGGCCCGGCTGAGCCGGCTCAACGGTGTCGAGGCGGCGGCGACCATGACCACCCTGCGCCTGCCCGACGCGAAGATCACCGCGACCACTGTGGTCGATCCGCTCGCCGCGAAAGGCGCGGCGGCCACTGTGGTCGCCGGGTCACCCGAGTTGGCGGCGGCCGTGGAGGGCCGGGTCATCGGCCGCTTCTTCGACGCCGGTCACGATCGCCGCGCGGACCGGGTGGCGGTGGTCGGCCGGAACCTTGCCAACTCGCTGCACCTCGCCGACCTGCGGCAGCGGCCGGCGATCTTCGTGGGCAGCCAGTCCTTCACGGTGATCGGGGTACTGGTCGACACTCGCCGCAACGCCGGCCTGCTCGACGCGATGATCCTGCCGGAGGGAACGGCCCGCCGGGTGTTCGGCCTCAAGGCCCCGGAGTCGGTCGTCATCGACACCGCGGTCGGCGCGGCCGCCCTGATCGCGTCCCAGGCGCCGGTGGCGCTGGCCCCGCAGAAACCGGAACTGCTGACCGCCGAGCGGCCACCCGAACCGACCACCACGAAAGCGAAAGTGGCCGAGGACGTCCGCGCGCTTTTCGTCTTGCTCGGCGTCATCTCACTGGTCGTCGGAGGCGTCGGAATCGCTAATACGACACTTGTCTCCGTGCTCGAGCGGATCGGCGAGATCGGTCTGCGCCGGAGCCTGGGCGGGACCCGATTCTCGGTCGCCTCGCTCTTCATTCTGGAATCGAGCATGATCGGCCTGATCGGCGGAATTCTGGGATCGTCGGCGGGCATTCTCGCGGTGGTTCTGGTCGGCGCCGTCAAACAATGGACGCCGGTGCTCAACATCTGGATCATGCCGGCCGCCGTCCTGGTCGGAGCGGTGGTCGGACTGCTCGCCGGGCTCTATCCGTCGCTGCGCGCGGCGAAAATCGAACCGATCGCCGCGCTCCGGGCGCAGGCCTGA